The Tolypothrix sp. PCC 7712 region TTTCTCCCCTGCTTACCAGGGGTTTTTTGGTCTATAACGCTGGAAATTCATCATTATTGGATTTGGTATGAGTTTTGCGATGCGATCGCAACATCAATACACAGAAAAAGCGCCCTCCCAATTGGGAGGGCGCTTTCAATTCACAGAGAAGCTATTACTTTTGTCTCAGAAATTAGCCGTTGATAGCAGGAGCAGTTAGTGCAACAGGTGCTTGCTCACCAGCAGCCAAGTCTAAGGGGAAGTTGTGAGCGTTACGCTCGTGCATAACTTCCATACCCAAGTTAGCGCGGTTGATGATATCAGCCCAGGTGTTAACTACACGACCTTGAGAATCAATCACTGATTGGTTGAAGTTGAAACCGTTCAAGTTGAACGCCATTGTGCTTACGCCCAACGCGGTGAACCAGATACCGACTACAGGCCATGCAGCCAAGAAGAAGTGTAGAGATCGGCTGTTGTTGAAGGATGCGTATTGGAAGATTAGACGACCAAAGTAACCGTGTGCAGCTACGATGTTGTAGGTTTCTTCCTCTTGACCGAACTTGTAACCGTAGTTTTGAGATTCGTTCTCGGTGGTTTCACGAACCAAGGAGGAGGTTACCAAAGAACCGTGCATTGCGGAGAACAAGCTACCGCCGAATACACCAGCCACACCTAACATGTGGAAGGGGTGCATGAGGATGTTGTGTTCTGCTTGGAACACGATCATGAAGTTGAAGGTACCAGAGATACCCAAAGGCATACCATCGGAGAATGAACCTTGACCAATGGGGTAGATCAAGAATACTGCTGTTGCTGCTGCTACTGGTGCAGAGAATGCTAGGCAGATCCAAGGACGCATACCCAAGCGGTAAGACAATTCCCACTCACGACCGAGGTAGCAGAATACGCCGATTAAGAAGTGGAAAATTACCAATTGGTAAGGGCCGCCGTTGTACAACCACTCATCTAAGGAAGCTGCTTCCCAGATGGGGTAGAAGTGCAAACCAATAGCGTTGGAAGAAGGAACAACTGCACCAGAGACGATGTTGTTTCCGTAGATTAAGGAACCTGCAACAGGTTCACGGATACCATCGATGTCTACTGGAGGCGCTGCGATGAAGGCGATTACGAAGCAAGCGGTTGCAGCTAGTAGGGTTGGGATCATGAGGACACCGAACCAACCGATGTATAAACGGTTATTGGTGCTGGTAATCCATTCGCAGAAGCGATCCCATACGTTAGCGCTCTTGCGCTGTTGTAAGGTTGCTGTCATTGTTTTATGAATGCGATTAGTGATTTATGAATCAGACGGGTTTGCGTCTGTAACAATACTTTATACTCATTTACAAAAGTTAATCAAGTACTACTAGTTTTGTAAAACTTATATAACTAATTAGTTTTACTTATATTAAAGTTAAAATTATTACTAGTTAACTAATTAGTAATTCAAAGTTTAATACCAATTTGAAAAAAAATGCGACAGATTGTTAGGGGTAAGGCAGGGGACATTGGTGTGAACTTAACGTGAAACCCGCTCTTGTGCAAGGTTTCGCCCTCACCCCCAGCCCTTCTCCCTGTGGGAGAAGGGCGCAAGAGATTTAGTTCCCCTTCTCCTCGGGGAGAAGGGGTTAGGGGATGAGGGCGCAAGGTATTTGTACAACGCCCGCCCTATATCGCTTTTAGCTTAAGTTGACACGTATGGGCAGGGGAGCATCCCAAATGTGTAAAAACATATTTTGTCATTGCACAGCGTAATGTAATGAAGAGAGCAATCCCAGCAGCTAGACTTTGTGATTGCTACCCTTCTTCCAAGAGAGGAGAAGGCTTTACACTCCATTCGCAATGACTAGTTTTAATTTGATGAATTTGCAAAATTGGGATGCTCCTCAAGGCACTGCCATGCCCATACCTGCGTAACTTATTGACCTGAAATAGACTGTGTTTTTCACATTATTTTTGAAATCGGCATCAGTATAAATTTGATTGATAAAAATTGAGAATTTAATTTTGTGAAAAAAGTCATGGTTATATTCATTACTATTGTCATGATTATTTTTTAAATAAATAAGCGTTAATAAGTAATTGAATTTATTATTTGAGTCTAAATCTGTTAGTAATCACAGAGCTTCAACAGGTGTAAATATTCTTGGTAAATAATTTGAAATTATTTATGCGTCTTTTGGAGCTATCTATCTGTCTATAAACGCACAAATAAGCATCAGGTTTGATTTTTGAGACAAGCCTATATACTGGCTCATGAAATATAGAGTATCTGTTGTTTGCTCTAGGGGGATTTAGTAAATAATACCAAGTCAAATAATGTTGGCGACACATCAATATATTCTAGAAGGCGGCACCCTACAATCTGTTAGAGGATGTTTTAAAATTAGTATAAGTATGCAGAGAAGTTTATGGCAGAAATCGAATATAGTCTTATAAGAATTACGTTGCTTTAATTTATTTCCATTTCTAAAGGAGATATATTTATGGAGTATAAATTTAATTTCAAGCTGTTATTAGGTGCAGTGACGATCGCGATTTTAACTGCGGGTTGTCAATTATCATCACCAAGTAACTCGGTGGCTCCAAATAATTCTACTGAAAATACAAGTGATGGGGCTGCAACAAACGTATCTACACCCTTAGAGAGAATAGCTGACCTAAATTTAACTGACGCACAAAAAGCCCAAGCGAAACAGATAGGTGAGCAAACCCAAGCCAAAATACTGGCTGTTTTAACTCCTGAACAGCAAGAAAAATTTAAATCTGCTAGTCAGGGTCAGCAATTCAGAGTACTGCGATCGCTCAATTTATCAGCAGAGCAAAAACAAAAGATTCGCGAAATTCAACGGAATCAAAGACAACAATTTCAAGCGATTCTTACCCCAGAGCAAAAAGCCAAATTGCAACAACATCGCGGTTCTAGGAGGCAAGGCTCATCCAATTGAACTCTAAAACTTTAATTTGATATGTGAGGTGTTATTGGTGGGCATTGATTTGCTCACCTTTTTTTATTTAATTAGACATTAAATATGACTTTTATAATGGGATAAATATGACTTTCTTCCTAAAAAACCAGATATTTAATATTCTAGAATTAAAGCATACAGGAAAACTAAATAAATTTGAATACAGCTAAATTACTTTGAAAACTAAGTTGTTGCTTTGAGATATTTTTAGGAAATTAAATGATTGATACTGTTAATTTCCTGAAAATATTATTCAAGATTATTTAGCAGAACTGTAGAACATCAAATTCAAATCAATTGACAGGAGATTCAATTATGAAACGTATTATTTTGGGTTCACTACTAGCTTTACCATTTGCAATTGCGTCTTTACCTTCGCAAGCTTCTGCGGCACAAATTATTGTGAGACCAACTGTTCGTCACAATAATGTTGTTGTTCGCCCACGTCCAGTTGTTCACCAAAAGTTAATTCCTGGACATTGGGAACAAACAAGATATGGCCGCAAATGGGTTCCGGCTCACTATGTCAGAATTTAATCTTGCTGAAGTGAGAAAAATTTAAAGCAAGTTACCTGTATTTTGCTTTATTCCCATTACTCTGATAACTCATAGTCTAAACAACAATTGCGTGCGTTTAAACTCTCACTTTTATAGTGAGAGTTTTTCTGGTTTTTGCGGTGAAATTGAGGTGTGTGTCGCAACTGATGTTAGTGATAAGCCGTTCCACATTTAATTTGCATATATTGGGCGGGCAAGATGCCCACCCGACAAAAAATATACAGTTTCAGATGATGACACTAGATTTGGTTTAGCTTACTTAAGAGACCTAGGAGCAAACGCTCAACCAACAATTTGACGATGGGTATGCAGTTATTGTGCTATTGGACACTTTTCTGGTAAGTTGTATATCAGTCAATTCTAATACTAATTTTATAAACATCAAGCGATCGCGTACCTGCGCGATGCGTTGTTGTCGCATGTTTTTAGAGGTGATATGTAAAACAAAGAAGTATTTAATAAGACTTACGGCCAGTAGACATGATACTCAAGGTTGATGCGAACTCAAGAGTATTTTGAGCATTATAAAAATAAATTTAAATTGAATTTTTTGAATCTTTTGGGGTAAAGATGGTTAAAAAAGCCGAGTGGAAAACCTTGAGAGAAGAAAGCACAATTCTCGCAGCTAAAAATTTTTTAGTTGAGATGAATAATGGTGCGACAACGGAGAAATTACAGTTTATTGCCAATGCTGCAGGAGATATTACGCTGTTTTGGCATCTAATTGGCAATCCCGAGGAGATTCCTTTAGAAGTGATTGGTGGTGAAATGTAGCTCAAAGCCGACATTTTTCTGTTGAAAGTTCGGCTTGTTCGGTGTTGAGTGCGATCGCCAACTCTAAATTACTCAACACGAACAAGCAAGTTTGGTATTCGGTGTTCAGCATTTGTCCCCAATCCCCAGTCGCCAATCCCTAGTCCCTCAAATCTTAAAATTCTTCCAAACCCAGTTTCAGAAAGCGTTCTATTACTGGATCGACTTCCGATCTAACTTCTATAACTTCTGTACTCGGCTCAAGTTCAATAATCTCACTATGCTGCTCAACACTTTGTTCTATGGGCTGAAAAAGTGGTTGCATGAGCTGTGGCTGTGGTTCATCATGCACAGGAATTGATGAAGCAGCCGGTAATAATAGTAACCTTGGTGTTGGCGGTTTAGATTTGGGCTTGAGTTGCCGAATTTGTACTGTTGCACCCAGTCCCATCATGGCACCAGCAACAGTATACATTGTGTTTTGATTCAAATATTGTGTGCCTAAATATCCCAGCCCAATTGCGGATACTGTAGCGGTGATGCTTCCCAGGATGATTTGCTCTTGTTTCAATGTTTTGCCCCTGATTTTTTGGTAGTTTTTACTTGATTACTCACTGGGTAGATGTAAGGTTAATCACAGCGATCGCTGTTGAAACACTACCTTAATTGCAAATAATCCTAGCAGTCAAGCAGTCTTCAAGGGGTGGGGGGAATGGGGAAGGGGGAAGGGGGAAAGGGGAAAGAGGGGGTTAATTTATAGTTGCAAATATGCGTTCAAAGAAAGTGGTGATTGCTGACCAAGCGGAGGTTGCGGCGGCGGAATCATAGCGATAACCGTCGTCACGCATGAAAGTATGTTCTGCTTCATATAAGAGAACTTGATGCGGGATACCAGCGTTGGTAATTGCTGTGATTAAAGTGTGACGGTCATTTTCTGGAATATGAGGGTCAAGGGTGCCAAATATCATGAGCATTTCGCCTGTGATTTCTGCTACGCGTGAGATTGTATCAGCGACTCCCTGACCTAATTTACCACTAGGAATGCCTGTAGGGTAACAACAAGCTACTGCTTTCATTTCACTTTCAAAGGCGGCGCGAAAGGCTAAGTGACCGCCAATACAAAAGCCGAGAGTGCCGATTTTTGTGGGAGCAACAGCACTGTCAGCTTTCAGAAAATCAATCACAGCACGAGTATCTGCATCATAAGCTGCGATCGCAGTGCGGCGTGCATTGTCATTACCCCGCATTCTCCCTAAATCATCTGGCTCAATCACATGACCAATGACTTCAGTGCGGTGAAAAATTTCTGGTGCTGCAACTACATAGCCAAAACCAGCCAGGTAGTTGACAAGACGAATCATTGCACCGCCTAACTGATAAATATCACTATAAAATACAATCCCTGGATAGGTTCCGCTGGGTTTGGGAGATGCGACATAAACGCGCATTAAACTGTCATCAACTCTTAACTCAACATTGCGTTTAACTATTTGCACTGGTTATCTCCACCATCAAAAATGCCTGGGTCACGCTAATTGTGGCAAACAAATTACCATGATTCTGTATTCAGGAAACCGCAATCACAGCATGGAAAATTAAGGCAATAATAGGGAAAAACTCTGTGATGCTCAAGCTGGTATCTTGATTTGTCATTTTTGCCGTAATTCTCTTAATTTGACAAAATGAGTGTTTCTATTGATACATATACTTTTAGTGCAAGCTTTATAAACTTATGCACATCCAAATCAAATACAAATACAAAAAATGTAAATTTGTGCCTCTTCTAATTCTGTAAAAGAGAATAGAAGGTACAATTAAGTTCACAAAGCCAATGGCTATAGGACTCAATAACCATGAGAATTAAGCAAATTTCCGTCAATGGCTTATTTGGAATTTTTGACCATGTGATTCCATTGAACATGGATGAAAGAATTACAATCATTCATGGGCCAAATGGTTTTGGTAAAACAGCAATATTGAGAATTTTAAATAGTTTTTTAAACTCGCAGTACTCTGACTTGATAGATATCCCTTTTATAAAATTTCAAGTTGAATTTGATGATAGTAGTAGTGTTGAAATTATAAAAAATGTCGATGATGGAGAAGATTATGATAATAATATTGTGTTTACTCTGTGCAAACCTAATTATGAGCAAGTATCTTATCAGGTAAAAACCCAAAAACCTAATAACTATAAACTCTCTAAAATAATTTATTCTGTTGGTTCAATATCGCAAAGAGAACAAGCCTATCCTCAAAAATATTCTGAAGAAATATGGTCTGCTTATAATGAGTTATTGCCTACAAAACTCAAATCAAAGGAAGAGCCTGATTGGCTGGATAATTTGAAGAAAAACATTCATATTCGTCTCATTGAATCACAACGGTTGCTTAACTTAGTTACTAATTCTTATTCCAAAGAAGAGCGTGAAACGCTACCAATATTGTCTACTGTGTCTGTCTACTCTGATGAACTTGCTAAACTAATGCAAGATAAATTTAAAGAATACGGTATAATATCTCAATCTCTTGATAGAACTTTTCCTTTGAGAGTGGTGAAGCACCAGCCATCTGCCGAGTTAACAGATGAACAACTTCGTCATCAACTAAACAAGCTTGAAGCAACACGTTCTCGCCTGATCGAAGTTGGTCTTTTGGATAAAGATGAAGATACAGAATTTCAAATCCAGCCTCAAGATATAGATGAAAGCACTAAAAATGCTTTGTCTGTATATGTTGGAGATGTAGAAAAAAAGCTGAGTGTTTTTGCTGAAATAGCCAACAAAATTGAGTTATTAAGGAAAATTATTAATAATAAGTTTGCTTACTCTTACAAAGAGATAAATTTTAGTAAAGACAAGGGATTTATTATCACAACAAGTTATAACTCTCATGTATCTAATTCAAAATTGCTTTCACCAACAGATTTGTCATCTGGTGAGCAACATGAACTAGTTCTTTTATATGAACTACTATTTAAAGTGCAGCCTAATTCTTTGGTCTTAATTGATGAGCCTGAATTATCTCTTCATGTAGGTTGGCAAATTCAATTTTTAAAGGATTTACAAGAAATCACAAAACTGGCAGATTTAGATATTATGATGGCTACTCATTCACCAGATATCATTCAGGATCGCTGGGATTTGACAGTTGAACTGAAAGGGCCAGAAAAGTGAGAGATTTTCTTTCAGTTGACCGTGATGCCAATAAAATTAGATTACTCAGAAGTACTCATTCAGGAACTTTTTTATTAGTAGAAGGTGGTTCAGATAAAACTTTTTACGAGCGCTTTGTTGATCCATTAGCTTGTAAGCTAATCACCGTTTCGGGAAAGCCATCGAGTAAACTGCGTGTGATTGCTGTGCTGGAAATTTTAGAGAAATCCAGTTTTCTTGGAGTTCTAGCAATTGTGGATGCAGACTTTGATCGTCTTAGTTCTTCGCCACACAGCAGTTCTAATCTACTTCGCACCGATACCCATGATCTGGAAACTATGCTAATTCAGTCACCAGCATTGGACAAAGTAGTTGCTGAGTTTGGTTCGGAAGAGAAAATCAGTCAATTTAAACGAGACATCAGATTAACATTACTCGAAACTGCGATACCGTTGGGTTATTTACTTTGGATATCTCAGTGTGATAGTTTAAACCTTGCTTTTGACGGTATTATATTTAGCAGATTCATTAACGAGCAGACGCTGCAAATTGATGAACTTAAACTAATTCGAGAAGTGAAAAATAAATCACAAGCTTTCTCGTTGAAAGATGAAGAGCTACAACAACGGCTAAGTATAGAGAAGAACAAGAGCTATGATCCTTGGCAAGTTTGCTGTGGACATGACCTGGTAGAACTATTGTCACTCAGTTTACGCAAAACAATTGGCTCAAATAAAGCTGCTGATGTTGAACCAATCAGCCTTGAGCGTAATTTGCGTCTGGCTTATGAAGCAGTATATTTTCGTCAAACAAATCTCTATGTAGAGATTCGGTTATGGGAAAGTAACAATCAGCCATTTAAAGTTTTGCAAAATAATATATAGCGATCGCACTTTATACCGCCTGTTACACAATGTCATTATGAGCGATTGAGCGCATGGACTGACATTGTTAATGTATCGCCCTACATTGTTAATGTATCGGCTGAAAACAATATATGTAGTAGGGTGGCAAGGCTAAAATATTACAATAATTTTTCTTGTGGGGTGGACATCTTGTCCGCCCAGGACGGGCAAGATGCCATAGGTATCAACTTAACGTGAAACCCGCTCTTGTGCAAGGTTTCGCCCTCACCCCCAGCCCCTCTCCCACCAGGAGAGGGGAGCAAGAGATTCAATTCCCCTTCTCCCTGAGGGAGAAGGGGTTAGGGGATGAGGGCGCGAGCTATTTGTACAACGCCCAACACCCGCCCCGGACGGGCAAGATGCCCATCCCACAAGAGTTTTTTTCATGCGCTATTTTAGTCTTGTCGCGCCAGTAGCGTGCGTTACCGACGAAATATTATGCGTGAAAATTCAAGATGATGCCATCTTTTGCACGCATATAAAGTACTGGTGTAGCAAAGTCGCGTTGATTTAATCCGATTTCTTGAGAGATGGCGTTGCGGGTTGTTTGGATAGCAGCGTCTACGGGATAGCCGAGAG contains the following coding sequences:
- the psbA gene encoding photosystem II q(b) protein, with the translated sequence MTATLQQRKSANVWDRFCEWITSTNNRLYIGWFGVLMIPTLLAATACFVIAFIAAPPVDIDGIREPVAGSLIYGNNIVSGAVVPSSNAIGLHFYPIWEAASLDEWLYNGGPYQLVIFHFLIGVFCYLGREWELSYRLGMRPWICLAFSAPVAAATAVFLIYPIGQGSFSDGMPLGISGTFNFMIVFQAEHNILMHPFHMLGVAGVFGGSLFSAMHGSLVTSSLVRETTENESQNYGYKFGQEEETYNIVAAHGYFGRLIFQYASFNNSRSLHFFLAAWPVVGIWFTALGVSTMAFNLNGFNFNQSVIDSQGRVVNTWADIINRANLGMEVMHERNAHNFPLDLAAGEQAPVALTAPAING
- a CDS encoding Spy/CpxP family protein refolding chaperone, with the translated sequence MEYKFNFKLLLGAVTIAILTAGCQLSSPSNSVAPNNSTENTSDGAATNVSTPLERIADLNLTDAQKAQAKQIGEQTQAKILAVLTPEQQEKFKSASQGQQFRVLRSLNLSAEQKQKIREIQRNQRQQFQAILTPEQKAKLQQHRGSRRQGSSN
- a CDS encoding dienelactone hydrolase family protein, with the protein product MQIVKRNVELRVDDSLMRVYVASPKPSGTYPGIVFYSDIYQLGGAMIRLVNYLAGFGYVVAAPEIFHRTEVIGHVIEPDDLGRMRGNDNARRTAIAAYDADTRAVIDFLKADSAVAPTKIGTLGFCIGGHLAFRAAFESEMKAVACCYPTGIPSGKLGQGVADTISRVAEITGEMLMIFGTLDPHIPENDRHTLITAITNAGIPHQVLLYEAEHTFMRDDGYRYDSAAATSAWSAITTFFERIFATIN
- a CDS encoding AAA family ATPase, translated to MRIKQISVNGLFGIFDHVIPLNMDERITIIHGPNGFGKTAILRILNSFLNSQYSDLIDIPFIKFQVEFDDSSSVEIIKNVDDGEDYDNNIVFTLCKPNYEQVSYQVKTQKPNNYKLSKIIYSVGSISQREQAYPQKYSEEIWSAYNELLPTKLKSKEEPDWLDNLKKNIHIRLIESQRLLNLVTNSYSKEERETLPILSTVSVYSDELAKLMQDKFKEYGIISQSLDRTFPLRVVKHQPSAELTDEQLRHQLNKLEATRSRLIEVGLLDKDEDTEFQIQPQDIDESTKNALSVYVGDVEKKLSVFAEIANKIELLRKIINNKFAYSYKEINFSKDKGFIITTSYNSHVSNSKLLSPTDLSSGEQHELVLLYELLFKVQPNSLVLIDEPELSLHVGWQIQFLKDLQEITKLADLDIMMATHSPDIIQDRWDLTVELKGPEK
- a CDS encoding DUF4435 domain-containing protein; protein product: MRDFLSVDRDANKIRLLRSTHSGTFLLVEGGSDKTFYERFVDPLACKLITVSGKPSSKLRVIAVLEILEKSSFLGVLAIVDADFDRLSSSPHSSSNLLRTDTHDLETMLIQSPALDKVVAEFGSEEKISQFKRDIRLTLLETAIPLGYLLWISQCDSLNLAFDGIIFSRFINEQTLQIDELKLIREVKNKSQAFSLKDEELQQRLSIEKNKSYDPWQVCCGHDLVELLSLSLRKTIGSNKAADVEPISLERNLRLAYEAVYFRQTNLYVEIRLWESNNQPFKVLQNNI